A stretch of the Carassius carassius chromosome 50, fCarCar2.1, whole genome shotgun sequence genome encodes the following:
- the LOC132133209 gene encoding GRAM domain-containing protein 4-like isoform X6 produces MLKRLDKIRFRGSKRDEFLDLAESPTASDSECNDDIPVKHRSSIKETEEQRDPAGSGTLTMSAAPIQDYKMSDTDRLNEVKGHLEVALLEKHFLQEELKKLREETNVESLKQELEKEKSKRVDLEQKMNEILRSRLEDSPPPPPKPQVTSVNGTGDKQKETLSSQLWKWLYERFGVYIEDFRFQPEENTVETEEPLSAKRLTENMRRLKRGAKPVTNFMRNLSALSSWHSVYTSAIAFIIYMNAAWHGWVIPMFLFLAILRLSLNYFIAKGWRIQWSIVPEVSEPVEPPKEDLTVSEKFQLVLDVAQKAQNLFGKMADVLEKIKNLFMWVQPEITHKLYLGLWMAFITSCLLPYKLLGFMIGIYAGIKFFIIDFIFKSCSKLREKYDTPYIVWTNLPTDPQLKERNNATLNRRLSGFEKQIQPVVARGNQSAGMSCGIGREEESSRAYNTKRGPFHEVFNLSENERPLPVCENGWRCCLINRDRKMPTDYIRNGVLYVTENYLCFESSSSRATSSKKNKVIKLQNIIDIQKYKVLSVLPGSGMGISITTPSTLKPLVFGAMIHRDEAFDAIHTQYMKTMNSTAATTVTNPET; encoded by the exons ATGCTAAAGCGATTGGATAAGATCAGGTTCAGAGGATCGAAGCGAGATGAGTTCCTGGACCTTGCCGAGTCCCCCACTGCATCTGACAGCGAGTGTAATGATGACATCCCAGTAAAACACCGGAGCTCCATCAAAGAAACGGAAGAGCAGCGAGACCCT GCAGGTTCAGGGACGCTCACCATGTCTGCTGCTCCCATCCAGGACTACAAGATGAGCGATACCGACCGACTCAATGAGGTTAAAGGTCACCTGGAGGTAGCCTTACTGGAAAAGCACTTTCTTC AGGAGGAGTTAAAGAAGCTCAGAGAGGAGACAAATGTTGAGAGCCTAAAGCAGGAACTTGAGAAAGAGAAATCCAAAAGAGTCGATCTCGAacagaaaatgaatgaaattcTCCGATCCAG ACTAGAAGATTCACCACCTCCACCTCCAAAACCACAAGTCACTTCTGTCAATGGAACAG GGGACAAACAAAAGGAGACCTTAAGCTCTCAGCTGTGGAAATGGCTCTATGAGCGCTTTGGTGTTTATATCGAAGATTTCCGCTTTCAGCCCGAGGAGAATACAGTCGAGACTGAGGAACCACTAAGTGCTAAAAG ATTAACTGAAAATATGAGACGACTCA aacGGGGTGCTAAGCCTGTTACTAACTTCATGAGGAACCTTTCTGCCTTATCTAGCTGGCACTCTGTCTACACGTCAGCCATCGCCTTTATT ATCTATATGAATGCTGCCTGGCATGGCTGGGTTATCCCCATGTTTCTATTTTTAGCCATTCTACGGTTGTCCTTGAATTACTTCATAGCAAA AGGTTGGAGGATACAGTGGAGCATTGTGCCTGAAGTCTCCGAACCAGTG gaACCTCCAAAGGAAGATCTCACGGTTTCAGAGAAGTTTCAGTTAGTGTTGGATGTTGCACAGAAAGCTCAG AATCTATTTGGAAAGATGGCAGACGTATTGGAAAAGATTAAAAA CCTGTTCATGTGGGTGCAGCCTGAAATCACACACAAGCTGTACCTTGGTTTGTGGATGGCCTTCATCACCTCTTGTTTGCTGCCATATAAACTCTTGGGCTTCATGATTG GTATCTATGCTGGCATCAAATTTTTCATCATTGACTTCATCTTCAAAAGCTGCTCTAAACTGAGGGAAAAATACGACACACCCTACATTGTGTGGACCAATTTACCCACAGACCCACAACTCAAAGAGCGTAACAATGCCACTTTGAACAGACGG CTGTCTGGGTTTGAAAAG CAGATCCAGCCGGTGGTGGCGCGGGGTAATCAGTCGGCAGGGATGTCGTGTGGGATTGGCCGTGAGGAGGAAAGCAGTCGGGCCTACAATACCAAAAGAGGTCCTTTTCATGAAGTCTTCAACTTGTCAGAGAATGAGCGCCCCCTGCCAG TGTGTGAGAATGGATGGCGATGTTGCTTGATCAACAGGGATAGAAAAATGCCCACCGACTACATCCGCAATGGTGTCCTCTACGTCACAGAAAA TTACCTGTGTTTCGAGAGCTCCAGCTCCCGGGCGACATCctcaaagaaaaataaagtcaTCAAGCTCCAAAACATCATTGATATTCAGAAG TATAAAGTGTTGTCAGTATTGCCTGGTTCTGGCATGGGGATCTCAATTACAACACCATCCACTTTAAAG CCTCTAGTGTTTGGTGCCATGATTCATCGGGACGAGGCCTTTGATGCCATTCACACTCAGTACATGAAGACCATGAATTCCACAGCAGCTACGACAGTCACAAACCCAGAGACATAG